Proteins encoded within one genomic window of Brassica rapa cultivar Chiifu-401-42 chromosome A09, CAAS_Brap_v3.01, whole genome shotgun sequence:
- the LOC103837185 gene encoding polyadenylate-binding protein-interacting protein 13: MIMAVPENADVKVDSSEQNLDNNTASLETTMMPPSPDDQNPESNSSVETPNSTKGSEGDLKSEITQMDVKFSKLNPMAREYVPQPLAPTLPVFVENSLWFTNSFAMQPVFVENSLWFTNSFAMQAFSAEDNDLFDTRRMNFGQWKQRMSKKTSLAQKEEVIRRTVHVLDIDQQVTEEQLAGLFQSCGQIVDCRICGDNKSSLRLAFIEFADEEGARSAVSLSGTLFGSYPIKVRLSKTAIAPVDPSLLPKSQDEREKCAKTVYCTNIDKKVTQMELEDFFKTACGEIQHVRLIGYCHHQTYIAFVEFKLVESAVSALNCSGIVLGGLPLWVSQSKTPVRLDQPNLNQC, encoded by the exons ATGATCATGGCTGTCCCGGAAAATGCTGATGTGAAAGTGGACTCTTCTGAACAAAATCTAGACAACAACACTGCTTCATTAGAAACTACGATGATGCCGCCATCTCCTGATGATCAGAACCCTGAATCCAACTCTTCTGTTGAGACAccaaactcaacaaaaggcaGTGAAGGGGATCTCAAGAGTGAGATAACTCAGATGGATGTTAAGTTTTCTAAACTAAATCCGATGGCTAGGGAGTATGTTCCACAGCCACTTGCTCCAACCCTCCCTGTGTTTGTGGAGAATAGCTTATGGTTTACCAACAGTTTCGCAATGCAACCTGTGTTTGTGGAGAATAGCTTATGGTTTACCAACAGTTTCGCAATGCAAGCTTTCTCTGCTGAGGACAATGACCTTTTCGATACAAGG AGAATGAACTTTGGCCAATGGAAGCAAAGGATGAGCAAGAAAACAAGCCTGGCTCAGAAGGAAGAAGTAATCAGGAGAACTGTCCATGTCTTAGACATTGATCAGCAG GTTACTGAGGAGCAACTTGCTGGTCTCTTTCAATCATGTGGGCAG ATTGTTGATTGTCGTATATGCGGTGACAATAAATCTAGTCTCCGTCTTGCCTTCATTGAGTTCGCTGATGAAG AGGGAGCTAGGTCTGCTGTAAGCCTATCAGGAACTCTGTTTGGTTCTTATCCTATAAAGGTTCGTCTTTCAAAAACAGCTATTGCACCTGTGGACCCGAGTCTTCTTCCAAAG TCTCAGGATGAGCGTGAGAAATGTGCAAAGACTGTTTACTGTACTAATATCGACAAGAAG GTCACTCAGATGGAACTGGAAGATTTCTTTAAAACAGCATGTGGGGAG ATTCAGCATGTGAGGCTTATTGGATACTGTCATCACCAAACCTACATTGCTTTTGTTGAATTTAAGCTG GTGGAAAGTGCAGTTTCTGCTCTTAATTGCAGCGGTATTGTCTTGGGCGGTCTCCCTTTATG